The following proteins are co-located in the Microplitis demolitor isolate Queensland-Clemson2020A chromosome 3, iyMicDemo2.1a, whole genome shotgun sequence genome:
- the LOC103576614 gene encoding rho guanine nucleotide exchange factor 11 isoform X5, translating into MNGTTAVRRVVGAGGGGGGQEPPPVATLVVYKDDAGYGMKVSGDNPVYVQSVKEGGAAERAGLKQGDKIIKVNGVNVMQSTHTEVVQLIKSSTQVVLTVQQKPLGATLAGLQQVGTTLGSQHQQPRPTSLSSASTMHEKKRQLETQRVHTFQLMLEKEQSYRDKLRSELAKMGIGSGNVSNSSTLQTELAGAERRVRTLQDQLAAITTNDQLCSLVTNASSPSGHYSSSGSSTGGGSGVVIGDTPPPLPSRKSLSMQSLSPPPLPPRPPPPTTTSNTHSVVQLELERQLLTHLTSPTTSHGIPNSFSQDAHLGSPNSLNKHQRTKSSPEQLGSTMISPSEASRLLIASESMNDLSPSRHLHQGHGRLSGIDLDDPIHITPPGTPPPPYPQPSPGNDVLSTTLNESVDSFVTVTPTRQLLNESSPGLPQIQQPIMSMEDDDMSDQEVGQLEDHGPFKSLSRLWEHHAHLSVFINYVLSNSDPSSLLFYLVTDLYKEGNAKEMRKWAYEIHSSFLVPGAPLRLNNVDENVAREIDDVLLRESDKEEILRKIFWKARTRAKEELNEQLADFQQKRTAGLGMLFGPSDAQLDESESDKSKEAKIIETYLLPKMDPYLEDIEKDQLDLRQFTTAAGLATILTKIFQVRSVSLDRVPTFVAKDKSNIKARLLTGKTRKMAVRGHHFGAHQYFTVTYCNHCQLIIGGIGPQGYQCNDCSLSVHRQCVRVVEESCPGPLSRKERGNDRISKLMDRIRPERKPPSSHHHHHSPNQMHLNNKLFSVERSKRLDEENLLGDCENGEHRGGGASGNTRGSVERGRISGYGDHLDSMDDPSSREDISEMVQQNISSKPKTSNINRSESYKERIHHKRQLREKRKTSDPNLSKTNDCDATGAFPGNSAGSSSNSSLSTRSLDSPSTSLEQVHPANAGHHTSNSWDSDVDVEPDPPDWNHGVAEEVLSNLSNSEKKRQEVINELFHTERSHVRALKVLSYVFHKPLLESQVLPLDQVQLLFSNLDEMVTIHSRFNQAMKRKKKENPCVGDVGELILEMFDGENGETFERAASTYCAKQQVALDALRDRRRKDPKLNSFLNEIESNPLCRRLQLKDHILTGMLRLTKYPLLFENLAKYTPESNEKEKAAVLRAVERSKEILSLVNQAVREAEDCQRLTEILRMIDRSAFDKFDHPAVQEFKNLDITKRNLIFEGPLQWRIVNRPKPVDLHVVLLDDTILLLHRQDDKYLLKFTNTNQVNSVLSPIFKVSTVLVRNNAVDKNSLYLVNTSQKGAQIYDLVASSPAERKLWCKHISEAAEAYKTRNREGRRPSPPTVLNEEPSPAPEVPLNMETGAADKEKSDKVGPQDPKDNDNNKEQSSTSIETTTSTPAATQPEENTQDTPATDESSKSKPDESTQSADQNHNQNQDQQQQQQPSPAQQPPPSSSATSSGIGESMRLVTCTQCSLIDPVEVHAEVRPVHVAEPVLTPIESLRRKDEVIKQALEEKQSLVADILNIPKEDFEHVADIASEPSDVEKEPAELILAAISKANQLVGILNAALAVTETEAVLATRGTNATASTGCDAVGCPVPRSHPHPHQPVVPVVTLQPICHSLTAQLSQFLKIVKERDEERERLRKELQRCRERLHAIDADAQRREQYQFSTSTTQTPTDLGDHISTEATEDINKEEFVDACGDPDVELETNDSKKNTPATEMMGDSVG; encoded by the exons CATCGACGCAGGTGGTTTTGACAGTGCAGCAGAAGCCATTGGGTGCAACGCTAGCCGGTTTACAGCAAGTGGGAACAACTCTGGGAAGTCAACATCAGCAGCCGAGACCAACGAGTTTATCATCGGCATCAACAATG cacGAGAAAAAACGTCAGTTGGAGACACAACGTGTTCATACATTCCAGCTGATGTTAGAAAAGGAGCAGAGTTATCGTGATAAATTACGAAGTGAACTTGCTAAAATGGGTATTGGTTCCGGGAATGTATCAAACTCCTCAACACTGCAGACTGAGTTAGCTGGAGCGGAAAGACGAGTTCGTACATTACAAGATCAATTAGCTGCAATAACAACAAATGAccag CTTTGCTCATTGGTAACAAACGCCTCGTCTCCCTCTGGTCATTATTCCAGTTCTGGTAGCAGCACCGGTGGTGGTAGTGGTGTTGTTATTGGCGACACACCGCCACCCCTGCCTTCACGTAAATCCTTGTCCATGCAGAGTTTGTCCCCACCTCCGTTGCCTCCACGACCACCTCCACCCACTACCACCTCAAACACGCACAGCGTAGTACAGTTGGAGCTGGAGAGACAACTGCTGACTCATTTAACGTCCCCAACCACCAGTCATGGTATACCTAACTCT ttctCACAAGACGCACATTTGGGTTCGCCGAACTCACTTAATAAACATCAACGTACAAAATCCTCACCCGAGCAATTGGGCTCGACTATGATCTCACCGTCAGAGGCCAGTAGACTACTAATAGCGTCAGAATCAATGAACGACTTATCACCATCGAGACACCTCCATCAGGGACATGGACGTCTAAGCGGAATTGATTTAGATGATCCGATCCATATCACACCACCGGGCACACCACCACCGCCTTATCCCCAACCAAGTCCTGGGAATGATGTCTTATCGACCACCTTGAATGAA agCGTGGATAGTTTTGTAACAGTAACGCCAACCCGTCAATTGTTGAATGAAAGTAGTCCTGGATTACCGCAAATTCAACAGCCTATTATGTCTATGGAAGACGATGACATGAGTGATCAAGAAGTG ggTCAACTCGAAGATCATGGACCATTTAAATCTTTATCAAGATTGTGGGAACACCATGCACATCTttctgtttttataaattatgttttatcAAATAGTGATCCTTCAAGCTTg ttattctATTTGGTAACAGACTTGTATAAGGAAGGTAATGCTAAGGAAATGAGAAAATGGGCATATGAAATTCATTCTAGCTTTTTAGTACCTGGTGCT CCTCTACGACTCAATAACGTAGATGAGAATGTCGCACGTGAAATAGATGACGTACTTTTACGAGAATCAGATAAAGAAGAAATATTACGCAAGATATTTTGGAAGGCAAGAACAAGAGCGAAGGAAGAATTGAATGAACAGCTTGCGGACTTCCAACAAAAAAGAACAGCGGGACTTGGTATGTTATTTGGGCCGAGTGATGCTCAGCTTGACGAAAGTGAATCAGATAAATCTAAAGAAGCAAAAATAATAGAGACTTATCTTCTTCCTAAAATGGATCCATATTT GGAAGATATTGAAAAAGATCAGTTAGATCTACGTCAATTTACAACAGCCGCTGGTTTAGCGACGATATTgactaaaatatttcaagtacGATCTGTATCACTTGATCGTGTGCCGACATTTGTCGCTAAAGATAAATCTAATATTAAAGCTCGTTTGCTTACGggtaaaacaagaaaaatggCAGTAAGAGGTCATCATTTTGGAGCACATCAATATTTTACTGTTACGTATTGCAATCATTGTCAACTTATTATTGGTGGGATCGGTCCTCAAGGTTATCAATGCAATG ACTGCTCTCTCAGTGTTCACCGTCAATGTGTTCGTGTAGTTGAGGAAAGTTGTCCAGGACCATTGTCACGTAAAGAACGCGGCAATGATCGTATCAGTAAACTTATGGATCGTATAAGACCTGAAAGAAAACCTCCATCATCTCATCATCACCACCATTCCCCAAATCAAATGCAtctaa ataataaattattttcagtcgAACGTTCAAAGCGTCTTGacgaagaaaatttattaggaGACTGTGAAAATg GAGAACATCGCGGGGGCGGCGCAAGCGGAAACACCCGTGGTAGTGTTGAAAGAGGACGTATTTCCGGTTACGGTGATCATCTTGATAGTATGGACGATCCTTCTTCACGAGAGGATATCTCTGAAAT GGTGCAGCAAAATATTTCCAGTAAACCAAAGACGTCAAACATAAATCGGTCTGAAAGTTACAAGGAACGGATACAtcataaa CGACAACTTCGTGAAAAGCGAAAGACCAGCGATCCAAATCTGTCGAAAACAAA tgactgTGACGCGACAGGTGCATTCCCCGGTAATTCTGCTGGCAGTTCATCAAACAGTAGCTTATCAACACGAAGTCTAGACAGTCCAAGTACCAGTTTAGAACAAGTTCATCCAGCCAATGCTGGTCATCATACATCTAACTCGTGGGACAGTGACGTTGATGTTGAACCAGATCCACCAGATTGGAATCACGGCGTTGCTGAAGAAGTTCTCAGTAATCTCAGTAACTCAGAGAAGAAGAGACAAGAAGTTATAAAtg aaCTATTTCATACGGAGAGGTCACACGTACGCGCACTTAAAGTACTGTCATACGTCTTCCACAAGCCATTACTTGAATCTCAAGTTCTTCCATTGGATCAAGTACAATtactattttcaaatttagacGAAATGGTGACTATTCATTCGCGCTTTAACCAGGCAatgaaacgtaaaaaaaaagaaaatccatGCGTGGGTGATGTCGGTGAATTAATATTGGAAATGTTCGATGGTGAAAATGGTGAGACATTTGAACGTGCTGCTTCAACGTACTGTGCTAAACAACAAGTTGCATTGGACGCATTGCGTGACAGACGTCGCAAAGATcctaaattaaattcatttttaaatgaaatagaaTCTAATCCCCTGTGCCGACGATTGCAACTCAAGGATCACATACTGACAGGTATGTTGAGATTGACCAAGTACCCATTGCTATTCGAAAATTTAGCAAAGTATACACCTGAGAGTAATGAAAAAGAGAAAGCAGCGGTACTGCGTGCTGTTGAACGCAGTAAAGAGATACTCAGTTTAGTTAATCAGGCTGTGCGTGAAGCTGAAGATTGTCAACGTCTTACTGAAATACTTCGTATGATCGATAGATCGgcatttgataaatttgatcATCCAGCAGTCCAAGAGTTTAAAAATCTTGACATTACTAAacgcaatttaatatttgaggGTCCATTGCAGTGGCGGATTGTTAATCGTCCAAAGCCCGTTGATTTACACGTTGTATTACTTGATGATACGATACTATTATTGCATCGTCAAGatgataagtatttattaaaatttacaaacacaAATCAAGTTAATTCTGTGCTGAGTCCGATTTTTAAAGTATCGACAGTACTTGTGAGAAATAATgctgttgataaaaattcacTTTACTTAGTTAATACATCGCAAAAAGGTGCGCAAATATATGACTTGGTAGCATCGTCACCAGCAGAACGTAAATTGTGGTGTAAACATATATCTGAAGCTGCTGAAGCATACAAAACACGTAATCGTGAAGGTAGACGACCGTCACCGCCTACTGTATTAAATGAAGAGCCGTCACCAGCGCCAGAAGTACCACTCAATATGGAGACTGGTGCTGCTGATAAAGAAAAGTCAGATAAAGTTGGACCACAAGACCCTAAAgacaatgataataacaagGAACAGAGTTCAACGAGTATTGAAACAACGACGAGCACACCAGCAGCAACGCAGCCTGAAGAAAATACTCAAGACACTCCGGCAACTGATGAATCCTCTAAATCTAAACCTGACGAATCAACCCAGTCGGCTGATCAGaatcataatcaaaatcaagatcaacagcaacagcagcaaccATCACCAGCACAACAACCGCCACCGTCATCATCAGCTACGTCATCGGGAATTGGAGAATCAATGAGACTAGTTACGTGTACGCAGTGTTCACTTATTGATCCTGTTGAAGTTCACGCAGAAGTACGGCCAGTTCATGTCGCAGAGCCAGTTCTCACGCCGATAGAATCACTCAGACGAAAAGACGAAGTTATTAAACAAGCGCTCGAAGAAAAACAGTCATTAGTtgctgatattttaaatattccaaaaGAAGATTTTGAACACGTTGCTGATATTGCGTCAGAGCCTTCAGATGTGGAAAAAGAACCTGCTGAATTAATTCTTGCGGCTATCAGTAAAGCTAATCAGTTAGTTGGTATACTTAATGCAGCGCTTGCTGTTACGGAAACTGAAGCTGTCTTGGCTACACGGGGAACTAACGCAACTGCTAGTACTGGTTGTGATGCTGTGGGATGTCCAGTACCACGTTCACATCCACATCCACATCAACCTGTAGTTCCTGTTGTAACTCTACAACCTATTTGCCATTCTTTGACTGCACAACTTTCACAGTTTTTG aaaatcGTGAAAGAAAGAGATGAGGAGCGGGAAAGATTACGTAAAGAGTTACAAAGATGTAGAGAACGGCTTCATGCAATCGATGCCGATGCACAGCGTAGAGAGCAGTATCAATTTTCCACAAGTACCACTCAAACACCAACAGATCTCGGGGATCATATTTCCACAGAAGCCACTGAAGATATTaataaagaa gaATTCGTCGATGCATGTGGTGATCCTGACGTCGAATTAGAAAcaaatgatagtaaaaaaaatacaccaGCAACGGAAATGATGGGGGACAGTGTCGGTTGA